The following are encoded in a window of Gossypium raimondii isolate GPD5lz chromosome 13, ASM2569854v1, whole genome shotgun sequence genomic DNA:
- the LOC105783290 gene encoding ABSCISIC ACID-INSENSITIVE 5-like protein 1: protein MALSESESVAYGGIKKTGSPTQAPESPHEESTPDRSNSSPNKQNSIFSLTLDEIQLKSGKTFGSMNMDEFLANLWNVEENQQVISQPEPIDGDRGIGCQPSLARQGSFSVPTPLCKKTVDEVWFEIQKELPQPREANDVADHEPPQRQQTLGEITLEDFLIKAGVVQEPSGSSQQNKASPLRINGASLDANYIMDAPIRNNNASMDANFGMGHMIGLGFPRHQIVSNGYAAGYSIFAQTVMGESSNGTENGNRTNSLLQPAVAPQNKKRIVDGPPEVVVERRQRRMIKNRESAARSRARRQAYTVELELELNQLKRENAKLKQLVEENDKRRKEEVLKRKKELTCAKKKVDKMMTLRRTVSLGW from the exons ATGGCGCTTTCCGAATCGGAAAGTGTTGCCTATGGAGGCATCAAGAAAACAGGATCACCGACGCAAGCACCGGAATCGCCACATGAAGAATCAACGCCGGATCGGTCGAATTCTTCCCCGAACAAACAGAATTCCATCTTCTCACTTACCCTCGACGAAATTCAACTCAAGAGTGGGAAGACTTTTGGGTCCATGAACATGGATGAATTCCTTGCGAATTTGTGGAACGTCGAGGAAAACCAGCAAGTTATATCGCAACCTGAACCTATTGATGGTGACAGAGGGATAGGATGCCAACCGAGTTTAGCACGACAGGGCTCGTTCTCCGTTCCTACCCCACTTTGCAAGAAAACGGTTGATGAGGTGTGGTTCGAGATACAAAAAGAGTTACCGCAACCACGAGAAGCTAACGATGTGGCTGATCATGAACCTCCTCAACGTCAACAAACACTCGGCGAGATTACTTTGGAGGATTTTCTCATCAAAGCGGGAGTCGTTCAAGAACCATCGGGATCTTCGCAACAAAACAAGGCATCCCCTCTTAGGATCAACGGCGCGAGCTTGGATGCAAACTATATAATGGATGCACCTATTCGAAATAACAATGCAAGCATGGATGCAAACTTCGGAATGGGACATATGATAGGTCTCGGATTCCCCAGACATCAAATTGTTAGCAACGGCTATGCCGCAGGGTACTCGATTTTTGCACAAACTGTTATGGGGGAATCTTCTAATGGTACCGAAAATGGAAACCGGACTAACAGTTTGTTACAGCCAGCTGTGGCTCCTCAGAACAAGAAGAGGATCGTAGACGGTCCACCGGAGGTGGTGGTGGAAAGGAGGCAACGCCGCATGATTAAGAACCGAGAGTCTGCCGCAAGATCTCGAGCAAGGAGACAGGCATACACAGTGGAGCTTGAATTAGAGTTGAATCAACTCAAACGGGAGAATGCAAAGCTGAAGCAACTTGTG GAGGAAAACGATAAAAGGCGAAAGGAAgag GTTTTGAAGAGGAAGAAGGAATTGACATGTGCAAAAAAGAAGGTTGATAAGATGATGACATTAAGGAGGACAGTGAGCTTGGGATGGTGA
- the LOC105784374 gene encoding zinc finger A20 and AN1 domain-containing stress-associated protein 3: MAEEHRCQAPKLCANNCGLIGSPATQNLCSKCHRDLQLKQHRSSSAKHAVNQTSIPSLSSFPSVSSSSSADKDAGSVAETKAAEVVEVEVRPKRCLSCNKRVGLTGFKCRCGMVFCGIHRYPEEHGCKFDFKAMGKQQIAQANPVVKAIKLHKI; this comes from the coding sequence atggcgGAAGAACATAGATGTCAAGCACCGAAGCTGTGTGCGAACAATTGTGGATTAATCGGCAGTCCCGCGACGCAAAATCTTTGTTCAAAATGTCACCGTGATCTTCAGCTGAAGCAACATCGATCTTCCTCCGCCAAACACGCCGTTAATCAAACCTCGATCCCTTCGCTGTCATCTTTTCCGTCGGTTTCGTCGTCCTCGTCTGCGGATAAGGACGCTGGATCGGTGGCGGAGACGAAGGCGGCGGAGGTGGTGGAGGTTGAGGTTAGACCTAAACGATGCTTAAGTTGTAACAAGCGCGTGGGGCTCACGGGGTTCAAGTGCAGGTGTGGGATGGTGTTTTGTGGGATCCATAGGTACCCTGAAGAACATGGTtgtaaatttgatttcaaagcAATGGGGAAACAACAGATTGCTCAAGCTAATCCCGTTGTTAAAGCTATCAAGCTTCATAAAATCTGA